CAAACAGTCATTACTGCTTCCTttccttctgattcctctgtaactcactgagATATAAACCAGTCCTCTCCActcgacctcccagtaacagcgaccagtcagaccagttctacacagcagctgaggccagtgatcaaatctgtctggatgatcaggatatgactgaTCCTCTCCCCAtgtcaccttcctgttgttgtcagacagtttgaggaatctgttcactgtgtttgtgtccacttCCAGTTCACAGGCgtctgatggagagaacaagacacaacacagctgcagtttatCATCAACATtgtatttaaacacaaactgacagtttgctgtttcatcatcattagTCAAATTAAATCCACACTTACACTTCCTGAGACCAGGTTTTAACCTCTGCTCTCCACCATGATCCACCCTGGAGGAAGAAACACAGTCAGAATGATTTTCTATCCAACATGAGTCCTAACTGCTGTTCAACATGAAGCAGAGTtcctcagtgtgtcagtgtgacacaGAAACAGGCTGAAACTCATCTGTCTGAACGGTTTCCTTGTTTCTTTCACTTGTGATTGTGAGGAGATGATGAGGAAAAGATATTTTGATGTCCAAACAACCTCAACAACCAAGAGTCATCACTGATCTGCTCTGTGGCAGCTCTAGAGGATACTCAGGGGGAGAATCatgaattaaaagaaaagagacattaAGTTCTTGTCATCTGTCCATCTCTTCTTACTTGAGAGTGGCCAGTATCCAGTCTGgatcctccagtccagcagacagcagcttcactcctgagtctcctggatgattgtagctcaggtccagctctctcagatgaGAGGGGTTGgatctcagagctgaggccagagaagcacagccttcctctgtgatcagacaaCCTGACAGACTGGAGTTAAGGAAATACAGTTAACTCAGTGTTTTAGAAAATTATGTCAGCAGGAAAATCCTACAAATGTTTAATATCTTCACTGACAAGAACATATTgaaaaggagggaaacaaacagctgtatcctgacctgagagtttccagtgaacagtgtgaactcttcagtccagcagacagcttcttcactcctgaatcctgcaggtcattgttactcaggtccaggtctctcagactagaggactgggagctgagaactgaggacagagcttcacagcttctttctgagaggttacagccactcagcCTGGAGAGgaatcacaaaacaaaagaaactaaTTACAagaattgtgtttttgtcttgacTGAAGGAAAAGAGTTCTTCAGATGGATACATCTGCACGTACAGAGCTTTGTTGgaggctttgaccactggcagcagcctcagaagagcctcctctgaagcagagtatttcttcaggtcaaacacgtccagatctttttctgatgacagtaagatgaagaccagagctgaccattgagcaggagacagttcatctgtggagagacTTCTTGATCTAAGGTGCCATCGGATCTCATTAACTAGAgaacgatcattcagttcattcagacagtggaacaggttgatgcttttctctggaGACAGATTCTCACTGATCTTCTTCTTaatgtactggactgtttcctgattggtctgtgagccacttcctgtctgtgtcagcagacctcgtaggagagtctgattggtctgcagtgaaagacccaggaggaagcggaggaacaagtccaggtgtccatttggactctgtaaggccttgtccacaACACTCTGGTAGAGATGTGCTGGTTCAGGTTTGTCTGGGAAGACTTTAGACCGCAAGGAGGAGAAAAGTCCAATTAACCAGTATGATGATTGTTCCTCTGACATCAGATTGACTCCAGagttgatgaaggtcagatggacatgaagagcagccagaaactcctgaacactcagatggacgaagcagaacaccttgtcctggtacagtcctctctcctctttaaagatctgtgtgaacactcctgagtacactgaggctgctctgatatcgatgccacattctgtcaggtctgattcatagaagatcaggtttcctttctgcagctgctcaaaagccagttttcccagagactcaatcatcttcctggtctctggactccagtgtgGATCTCTCTCACCTCTTCCATCATACTTGACGttcttcagtttggtctgaaccaccaggaagtggatgtacatctgagtcagggtcttgggcagctcttctccctctctggttttcaacacatcctccagaactgtagcagtgatccagcagaagactgggatgtggcacatgatgtggaggcttcgtgaggtcttgatgtgggagatgatcctgctggcctgatcctcatctctgaacctcttcctgaagtactcctccttctgtgggtcagtgaaccctctgacctctgtcaccatgtcaacacactcaggagggatctgattggctgctgcaggtcgtgtggttatccagaggcgagcagagggaagcagtttccccctgatgaggtttgtcagcagcacgtccactgaggtggactctgtaacatcagtcaggatctcagtgttgtggaagtccagaggaagtcgacactcatccagaccgtcaaagatgaacacaacctggaactcttcaaacctgcagattcctgcttctttggtttcagtaaagaagtgatgaacaagttccaccaagctgaactttttctctttcagcacattcagctctctgaaagtgaatggaaatgtgaagtgtatgtcctggttggctttgtcttcagcccagtccagagtgaacttctgtgttaagactgttttcccaatgccagccactccctttgtcatcactgttctgattggttcatctcttccaggtgaggctttaaagatgtcttcttgtctgatggttgtttctggtctgtctggtttcctggatgctgtttcaatctgtctgacctcatgttcatcactgacctctccagtccctccctctgtgatgtagagctctgtgtagatctgattcagaagggttgggtttcctgctttagagatcccctcaaacaaacactggaacttcTTCTTCAGGTTTGACCTGAGTTTATgttgacaaactgcagcatgaatttctgaatgaacaaacagattaaattaataaataacttaTAAAGTCAACATTTCATCCCCCTAAAGAATGAGTacatgaacatatttccctccatgtgttGAGACGTCAGTAAATgtctcatttctccatcatgttaaatctttagagaaatcctcttactgctctgcagacagtcagccagctcctcctgcttcattctcctcaggaagttcactgtgatcttcagaaactcctct
The genomic region above belongs to Lates calcarifer isolate ASB-BC8 unplaced genomic scaffold, TLL_Latcal_v3 _unitig_2012_quiver_962, whole genome shotgun sequence and contains:
- the LOC108891748 gene encoding protein NLRC3 isoform X1 codes for the protein MNQSEDREEGVPPSKTTLCGEHESKTKAQRKQQQRPDSPEPSCLSMKSDGSMGRLINFKDDQPADGRKQQQRPDSPEPSCLSMKSDGSMIEPINFKDDQPADGRVQQQSSEVHSDQSAQQHQPDLDSILMLLEENIITFVKKELKRVQRVLRPDYPECLESQREDEEVLDGEDEEQRRSSREEFLKITVNFLRRMKQEELADCLQSKIHAAVCQHKLRSNLKKKFQCLFEGISKAGNPTLLNQIYTELYITEGGTGEVSDEHEVRQIETASRKPDRPETTIRQEDIFKASPGRDEPIRTVMTKGVAGIGKTVLTQKFTLDWAEDKANQDIHFTFPFTFRELNVLKEKKFSLVELVHHFFTETKEAGICRFEEFQVVFIFDGLDECRLPLDFHNTEILTDVTESTSVDVLLTNLIRGKLLPSARLWITTRPAAANQIPPECVDMVTEVRGFTDPQKEEYFRKRFRDEDQASRIISHIKTSRSLHIMCHIPVFCWITATVLEDVLKTREGEELPKTLTQMYIHFLVVQTKLKNVKYDGRGERDPHWSPETRKMIESLGKLAFEQLQKGNLIFYESDLTECGIDIRAASVYSGVFTQIFKEERGLYQDKVFCFVHLSVQEFLAALHVHLTFINSGVNLMSEEQSSYWLIGLFSSLRSKVFPDKPEPAHLYQSVVDKALQSPNGHLDLFLRFLLGLSLQTNQTLLRGLLTQTGSGSQTNQETVQYIKKKISENLSPEKSINLFHCLNELNDRSLVNEIRWHLRSRSLSTDELSPAQWSALVFILLSSEKDLDVFDLKKYSASEEALLRLLPVVKASNKALLSGCNLSERSCEALSSVLSSQSSSLRDLDLSNNDLQDSGVKKLSAGLKSSHCSLETLSLSGCLITEEGCASLASALRSNPSHLRELDLSYNHPGDSGVKLLSAGLEDPDWILATLKVDHGGEQRLKPGLRKYACELEVDTNTVNRFLKLSDNNRKVTWGEDQSYPDHPDRFDHWPQLLCRTGLTGRCYWEVEWRGLVYISVSYRGIRRKGSSNDCLFGRNDQSWSLSCSDGRYSVWHNNRGTSITSSSSVSNRVAVYVDCPAGSLSFYRVSSDKLIHLYTFNTIFTEPLYPGFWIWSLGSSVSLCDL
- the LOC108891748 gene encoding protein NLRC3 isoform X2 gives rise to the protein MNQSEDREEGVPPSKTTLCGEHESKTKAQRKQQQRPDSPEPSCLSMKSDGSMGRLINFKDDQPADGRVQQQSSEVHSDQSAQQHQPDLDSILMLLEENIITFVKKELKRVQRVLRPDYPECLESQREDEEVLDGEDEEQRRSSREEFLKITVNFLRRMKQEELADCLQSKIHAAVCQHKLRSNLKKKFQCLFEGISKAGNPTLLNQIYTELYITEGGTGEVSDEHEVRQIETASRKPDRPETTIRQEDIFKASPGRDEPIRTVMTKGVAGIGKTVLTQKFTLDWAEDKANQDIHFTFPFTFRELNVLKEKKFSLVELVHHFFTETKEAGICRFEEFQVVFIFDGLDECRLPLDFHNTEILTDVTESTSVDVLLTNLIRGKLLPSARLWITTRPAAANQIPPECVDMVTEVRGFTDPQKEEYFRKRFRDEDQASRIISHIKTSRSLHIMCHIPVFCWITATVLEDVLKTREGEELPKTLTQMYIHFLVVQTKLKNVKYDGRGERDPHWSPETRKMIESLGKLAFEQLQKGNLIFYESDLTECGIDIRAASVYSGVFTQIFKEERGLYQDKVFCFVHLSVQEFLAALHVHLTFINSGVNLMSEEQSSYWLIGLFSSLRSKVFPDKPEPAHLYQSVVDKALQSPNGHLDLFLRFLLGLSLQTNQTLLRGLLTQTGSGSQTNQETVQYIKKKISENLSPEKSINLFHCLNELNDRSLVNEIRWHLRSRSLSTDELSPAQWSALVFILLSSEKDLDVFDLKKYSASEEALLRLLPVVKASNKALLSGCNLSERSCEALSSVLSSQSSSLRDLDLSNNDLQDSGVKKLSAGLKSSHCSLETLSLSGCLITEEGCASLASALRSNPSHLRELDLSYNHPGDSGVKLLSAGLEDPDWILATLKVDHGGEQRLKPGLRKYACELEVDTNTVNRFLKLSDNNRKVTWGEDQSYPDHPDRFDHWPQLLCRTGLTGRCYWEVEWRGLVYISVSYRGIRRKGSSNDCLFGRNDQSWSLSCSDGRYSVWHNNRGTSITSSSSVSNRVAVYVDCPAGSLSFYRVSSDKLIHLYTFNTIFTEPLYPGFWIWSLGSSVSLCDL
- the LOC108891748 gene encoding protein NLRC3 isoform X3; amino-acid sequence: MNQSEDREEGVPPSKTTLCGEHESKTKAQRKQQQRPDSPEPSCLSMKSDGSMIEPINFKDDQPADGRVQQQSSEVHSDQSAQQHQPDLDSILMLLEENIITFVKKELKRVQRVLRPDYPECLESQREDEEVLDGEDEEQRRSSREEFLKITVNFLRRMKQEELADCLQSKIHAAVCQHKLRSNLKKKFQCLFEGISKAGNPTLLNQIYTELYITEGGTGEVSDEHEVRQIETASRKPDRPETTIRQEDIFKASPGRDEPIRTVMTKGVAGIGKTVLTQKFTLDWAEDKANQDIHFTFPFTFRELNVLKEKKFSLVELVHHFFTETKEAGICRFEEFQVVFIFDGLDECRLPLDFHNTEILTDVTESTSVDVLLTNLIRGKLLPSARLWITTRPAAANQIPPECVDMVTEVRGFTDPQKEEYFRKRFRDEDQASRIISHIKTSRSLHIMCHIPVFCWITATVLEDVLKTREGEELPKTLTQMYIHFLVVQTKLKNVKYDGRGERDPHWSPETRKMIESLGKLAFEQLQKGNLIFYESDLTECGIDIRAASVYSGVFTQIFKEERGLYQDKVFCFVHLSVQEFLAALHVHLTFINSGVNLMSEEQSSYWLIGLFSSLRSKVFPDKPEPAHLYQSVVDKALQSPNGHLDLFLRFLLGLSLQTNQTLLRGLLTQTGSGSQTNQETVQYIKKKISENLSPEKSINLFHCLNELNDRSLVNEIRWHLRSRSLSTDELSPAQWSALVFILLSSEKDLDVFDLKKYSASEEALLRLLPVVKASNKALLSGCNLSERSCEALSSVLSSQSSSLRDLDLSNNDLQDSGVKKLSAGLKSSHCSLETLSLSGCLITEEGCASLASALRSNPSHLRELDLSYNHPGDSGVKLLSAGLEDPDWILATLKVDHGGEQRLKPGLRKYACELEVDTNTVNRFLKLSDNNRKVTWGEDQSYPDHPDRFDHWPQLLCRTGLTGRCYWEVEWRGLVYISVSYRGIRRKGSSNDCLFGRNDQSWSLSCSDGRYSVWHNNRGTSITSSSSVSNRVAVYVDCPAGSLSFYRVSSDKLIHLYTFNTIFTEPLYPGFWIWSLGSSVSLCDL